Proteins co-encoded in one Papaver somniferum cultivar HN1 chromosome 5, ASM357369v1, whole genome shotgun sequence genomic window:
- the LOC113284254 gene encoding ribosome biogenesis protein BMS1 homolog, with protein MTKRVMTVETQSQAATTDQKEVQLQHDLEEEEPVPYVVLVQGPPKVGKSMLIKSLVKFFTMHHLDNVRGPITVVSGKHRRLQFVECPNDVNGMIDAAKYADLVLFCIDASYGFEMETFEFFNLLQVHGFPNVIGVLSHLDKIKCDGQLKVTKQRLSRQFRNEIYGGAELFYLSRLDNGMYMDDEIHNLAMFISVMKFNPLSWQTAHPYVLVDHFEDVTSPERVQIDNKCDRNIVMYGYLRGSNFKRGTKVHIAGAGDFPVYGITSLADPCSLPIAAKMKGVNDKERLFYAPMSGLWGLLYDKDAEYVDERNDNDEVTRSEIEGFRAGTYLKLEVHDVPFEMTKNIDPNCPILVGGISLEDENVGYMQARLKRHSWHRKLLKTRDPIIVSAGWRRYQTRPIYAQEDGGNRLHRIDSTPEHTDCLAMFWGPLAPLDTGFVAVHNLAGNKAAFRISAMGVILDFTQAAEIVAKILKKCNQVGTPLQTFKKTAPIKDMFTSDLEIDWFKDAAIQTARVRGNVEKVLLPCAKTNFGGLCLLFRIFIYVLYRVSGLWILQQQLVIHLLL; from the exons ATGACAAAAAGAGTGATGACAGTCGAAACGCAGTCACAAGCAGCAACCACTGATCAAAAAGAGGTACAATTGCAACATGATCTCGAAGAAGAAGAACCAGTTCCATACGTTGTTCTAGTTCAAGGACCTCCCAag GTTGGGAAATCCATGCTGATTAAATCTCTAGTGAAGTTTTTCACTATGCACCATCTAGATAACGTTCGAGGCCCTATTACTGTGGTATCAG GTAAGCATAGGCGGCTGCAGTTTGTGGAGTGCCCAAATGATGTTAATGGCATGATAGATGCTGCAAAATACGCTGATTTGGTGTTATTTTGTATTGATGCAAGTTATGGGTTTGAAATG GAAACATTTGAGTTCTTTAACCTTCTACAAGTTCACGGCTTTCCAAATGTTATTGGTGTCCTCTCACATCTTGATAAGATCAAATGTGATGGACAACTAAAGGTAACCAAGCAGCGCCTCAGTCGTCAGTTCCGGAACGAAATATACGGCGGAGCAGAACTATTCTACTTATCACGTCTTGACAATGGAAT GTACATGGACGATGAAATTCACAATCTAGCAATGTTCATATCAGTTATGAAATTCAATCCTTTGTCCTGGCAAACTGCACATCCTTATGTGCTAGTCGATCATTTTGAAGATGTTACTTCTCCGGAAAGAGTGCAGATTGACAATAAATGTGATAGAAACATAGTTATGTACGGTTATCTCCGAGGCAGTAATTTTAAGAGAGGAACTAAG GTGCATATTGCTGGTGCTGGTGATTTTCCTGTATATGGTATTACAAGCTTAGCTGATCCCTGCTCTTTACCAAttgctgccaaaatgaagggagTGAATGACAAGGAAAGACTCTTTTATGCACCAATGTCTGGTCTTTGGGGTCTTCTCTATGACAAGGATGCAGAATATGTAGATGAACGCAACGATAATGATGAGGTAACCCGATCGGAGATTGAGGGTTTCAGAGCAGGAACTTATTTAAAGTTGGAGGTTCATGATGTCCCTTTTGAGATGACTAAAAATATTGATCCCAATTGCCCTATTCTCGTCGGAGGTATCAGTCTCGAAGATGAGAATGTTGGATATATGCAG GCGAGGCTTAAGCGACATAGCTGGCATAGGAAATTATTGAAGACAAGAGACCCAATCATTGTTTCAGCTGGTTGGAGACGTTACCAGACCAGACCCATTTATGCCCAGGAAGACGGTGGCAATCGTTTGCATCGAATAGATTCCACTCCCGAGCACACAGATTGTCTTGCAATGTTTTGGGGTCCTCTTGCACCTCTAGATACTGGTTTTGTTGCTGTACACAATCTGGCAGGCAATAAG GCTGCATTTCGGATTTCAGCAATGGGTGTCATACTTGACTTTACCCAGGCTGCAGAGATAGTTGCAAAGATTTTGAAGAAGTGCAATCAAGTTGGGACTCCTCTCCAGACCTTCAAGAAAACTGCTCCCATCAAAGACATGTTTACGTCAGATCTTGAAATTGATTGGTTTAAAGATGCAGCAATTCAGACTGCAAGAGTTCGGGGGAACGTTGAAA